The following proteins come from a genomic window of Egibacteraceae bacterium:
- a CDS encoding L-threonylcarbamoyladenylate synthase, which produces MSDIVALDDADEAHTRAVGALRAGDLVVVPTDTVYGVVADAFSRPATGRLHALKRRGPDVPLPVVVRSPRQVSGLVEHVPEAAERLMASYWPGPVTLVLPAAPGMTWDLGDTRGSVSLRMPAADFLLDLVAEIGPLACTGANRRDVPLAADVAEVRRQLRADVALYVDGGRRDGPPSTVVDVTRDGAHVLRPGAIAEAHIRQVADGTVGWGQRPAPGDLDEPSTHRHDPA; this is translated from the coding sequence GTGAGCGACATCGTGGCCCTCGACGACGCGGACGAGGCCCACACCCGTGCCGTGGGGGCCCTGCGCGCCGGCGACCTCGTGGTGGTCCCCACGGACACGGTGTACGGGGTGGTGGCCGACGCGTTCTCCCGGCCGGCGACGGGGCGGCTGCACGCCCTGAAGCGCCGAGGTCCTGACGTGCCCCTGCCGGTCGTCGTCCGCAGCCCCCGTCAGGTGTCGGGTCTCGTCGAGCACGTGCCCGAGGCGGCGGAGCGGCTCATGGCGTCGTACTGGCCGGGGCCGGTGACCCTCGTGCTCCCCGCCGCCCCGGGGATGACCTGGGACCTCGGCGACACCCGTGGCAGCGTCAGTCTGCGCATGCCCGCCGCCGACTTCCTCCTCGACCTCGTCGCGGAGATCGGCCCGCTCGCCTGCACGGGCGCCAACCGCCGGGACGTCCCGCTGGCGGCCGACGTGGCGGAGGTGCGCCGGCAGCTCCGCGCCGACGTGGCACTCTACGTCGACGGCGGTCGCCGGGACGGCCCTCCCTCGACCGTGGTCGACGTCACCCGCGACGGCGCCCACGTGCTCCGCCCCGGGGCGATCGCCGAAGCGCACATCAGGCAGGTGGCCGATGGCACCGTCGGGTGGGGGCAGCGCCCCGCACCTGGCGACCTCGACGAACCCTCCACCCACCGACACGACCCGGCTTGA
- the rpiB gene encoding ribose 5-phosphate isomerase B gives MRIAIGSDHAGYPLKRHLVTVLGELGHDVADHGTDSTESVDYPPICAAVGRAVVEGAADRGIVLGGSGQGEQIAANKVPGVRAALCHDLYTARMSRAHNDANVLAMGGRIVADGLAEEIVGVWLATDFEGGRHQRRIDQIREIESTSTREERST, from the coding sequence ATGCGTATCGCCATCGGCTCCGACCACGCCGGCTACCCGCTGAAGCGCCACCTCGTGACGGTGCTCGGCGAGCTCGGTCACGACGTCGCCGACCACGGCACGGACTCGACCGAGTCGGTCGACTACCCACCGATCTGCGCCGCGGTGGGGCGCGCGGTGGTCGAGGGGGCCGCCGACCGCGGCATCGTGCTCGGGGGCAGTGGGCAGGGTGAGCAGATCGCCGCGAACAAGGTGCCCGGCGTGCGTGCGGCGCTCTGCCACGACCTCTACACCGCCCGCATGTCGCGCGCCCACAACGACGCGAACGTCCTCGCCATGGGAGGACGCATCGTCGCCGACGGCCTCGCCGAGGAGATCGTCGGCGTGTGGCTCGCCACCGACTTCGAGGGCGGACGCCACCAGCGGCGCATCGACCAGATCCGCGAGATCGAGTCGACGAGCACACGAGAGGAGCGGTCGACATGA
- the glyA gene encoding serine hydroxymethyltransferase, translating into MTDWNTDLATADPEIARALADELARQRGNLQLIASENFTSPAVLAAQGSVLTNKYAEGYPGRRYYGGCEFVDVAEALAIERVKDLFGADHANVQPHSGAQANMAAYVALGVEPGDTIMGMSLAHGGHLTHGSKVNFTGRWFSVVPYGVAEGTELLDMGAVAALAREHRPKVIVTGYTAYPRVIDFGAFRAVADEVGAKLLVDAAHFAGLVAGGAHPSPVPYADVVTFTTHKTLRGPRGGTILCGEEYAKAVDKAVFPMLQGGPLMHVIAAKAVAFREASQPGFSDYARRVVANARALAQALAGEGLRIVSGGTDIHYLLADLSPLELTGAEAEERCDAAGITLNKNAIPYDPRPPMIASGVRIGTAAVTTQGMTPAEMADIARFIGRVLKSESEAADVRSQVAELVRRFPAYPDGPAD; encoded by the coding sequence ATGACCGACTGGAACACCGACCTCGCCACGGCCGACCCCGAGATCGCCCGGGCACTCGCCGACGAGCTCGCCCGCCAGCGCGGCAACCTCCAGCTCATCGCGAGCGAGAACTTCACCTCGCCGGCCGTGCTCGCCGCCCAGGGCAGCGTCCTCACGAACAAGTACGCCGAGGGCTACCCGGGCCGGCGCTACTACGGGGGTTGCGAGTTCGTCGACGTCGCCGAAGCGCTCGCGATCGAGCGGGTGAAGGACCTCTTCGGCGCGGACCACGCGAACGTCCAGCCGCACTCCGGGGCGCAGGCGAACATGGCCGCCTACGTCGCGCTCGGTGTCGAGCCCGGCGACACGATCATGGGCATGTCGCTGGCCCACGGGGGGCACCTCACACACGGCTCGAAGGTGAACTTCACCGGCAGGTGGTTCTCCGTGGTGCCCTACGGCGTCGCCGAGGGCACCGAACTGCTCGACATGGGCGCGGTCGCGGCCCTCGCGCGCGAGCACCGGCCGAAGGTGATCGTCACCGGCTACACCGCCTACCCGCGCGTCATCGACTTCGGGGCGTTCCGCGCCGTCGCCGACGAGGTCGGCGCGAAGCTGCTCGTCGACGCCGCCCACTTCGCGGGCCTCGTCGCCGGGGGCGCGCACCCCTCGCCCGTGCCCTACGCCGACGTCGTGACGTTCACGACCCACAAGACCCTGCGGGGCCCGCGGGGCGGCACCATCCTCTGCGGTGAGGAGTACGCGAAGGCCGTCGACAAGGCCGTGTTCCCGATGCTCCAGGGCGGCCCCCTCATGCACGTCATCGCCGCGAAGGCCGTCGCGTTCAGGGAGGCCAGCCAGCCCGGGTTCAGCGACTACGCCCGCCGGGTGGTCGCCAACGCGCGGGCGCTCGCGCAGGCCCTCGCGGGGGAGGGCTTGCGCATCGTGTCGGGAGGCACCGACATCCACTACCTGCTCGCGGACCTCTCACCCCTCGAGCTCACCGGCGCCGAGGCCGAGGAGCGCTGCGACGCCGCGGGGATCACACTGAACAAGAACGCCATCCCCTACGACCCGCGGCCGCCGATGATCGCCTCCGGTGTGCGCATCGGGACGGCGGCGGTGACCACGCAGGGCATGACGCCGGCCGAGATGGCCGACATCGCCCGGTTCATCGGACGCGTCCTGAAGTCGGAGTCCGAGGCCGCCGACGTCCGTTCGCAGGTCGCCGAGCTCGTCCGGCGCTTCCCCGCCTACCCCGACGGCCCCGCAGACTGA
- a CDS encoding MraY family glycosyltransferase: MLSELVVVGVAFATVAVATPGARRLALRIGAVDQPDERRVHTKPTPRLGGLALFLGVLAGLAVGSQLPGFSRVFEETSEPQAIVLACLVIVGVGLLDDIRGISATAKLAGQVVAAGVLALSGVNLTFVYVPPGNVVALGPDLAALVTILAVVAMVNAVNLVDGLDGLAPGIVAIAAGALFAYVQLSVAVTDGLPSSAGLVLAAVVGACLAFLLYNFNPASIFMGDTGAMLLGLLLAAAGVSAVGGTIQPSRGAFAAFSIPVLVPAIVLAVPFADTVWAILRRLRSGRAVFSPDKQHLHHRLVEIGHSQRRAVLIMYYWSALLAFAGVGVSLLPLPVVVGVLTAGVVLALAAMVVGRLLRARHRRAGRARRFVSSFTKSPPHAPQPAADQRKRSRNRL, from the coding sequence GTGCTGAGCGAGCTCGTCGTCGTCGGGGTGGCGTTCGCGACGGTGGCCGTCGCGACCCCGGGGGCGCGGCGGCTCGCGCTGCGCATCGGGGCGGTGGACCAACCCGACGAGCGCCGCGTCCACACGAAACCCACCCCGAGGCTCGGCGGGCTCGCGCTGTTCCTCGGGGTGCTCGCCGGCCTGGCCGTCGGCTCGCAGCTGCCGGGGTTTAGCCGGGTCTTCGAGGAGACGAGCGAGCCGCAGGCCATCGTGCTCGCCTGCCTCGTCATCGTCGGGGTGGGCCTGCTCGACGACATCCGGGGCATCTCCGCCACGGCGAAGCTCGCGGGCCAGGTCGTCGCCGCGGGTGTGCTCGCACTGTCCGGGGTCAACCTCACCTTCGTCTACGTGCCTCCCGGCAACGTCGTCGCCCTCGGCCCCGACCTCGCCGCGCTCGTCACCATCCTTGCGGTCGTCGCGATGGTCAACGCCGTCAACCTCGTCGACGGCCTCGACGGCCTGGCGCCGGGGATCGTCGCCATCGCCGCGGGGGCGCTGTTCGCCTACGTCCAGCTCTCGGTGGCCGTGACCGACGGGCTGCCGTCGTCGGCGGGGCTCGTCCTCGCCGCCGTGGTCGGGGCGTGCCTTGCCTTCCTGCTCTACAACTTCAACCCGGCCTCGATCTTCATGGGCGACACCGGCGCGATGCTGCTCGGCCTGCTGCTCGCGGCGGCCGGCGTGTCGGCGGTCGGCGGCACCATCCAGCCGAGCCGTGGGGCGTTCGCGGCGTTCTCCATCCCCGTGCTCGTTCCCGCGATCGTCCTCGCAGTCCCCTTCGCCGACACGGTCTGGGCGATCCTCCGCCGGCTGCGCAGCGGCCGGGCGGTGTTCAGCCCCGACAAGCAGCACCTCCACCACCGTCTGGTGGAGATCGGGCACTCCCAGCGGCGCGCGGTCCTCATCATGTACTACTGGTCGGCCCTGCTCGCCTTCGCCGGGGTCGGCGTCAGCCTCCTGCCGCTCCCCGTGGTCGTCGGCGTGCTCACCGCCGGCGTCGTGCTCGCCCTCGCGGCGATGGTCGTCGGGCGCCTCCTGCGGGCCCGACACCGGCGCGCGGGACGTGCCCGCCGGTTTGTGTCTTCTTTCACGAAGTCCCCCCCGCACGCGCCCCAACCTGCCGCTGACCAGCGAAAACGATCCCGTAACCGTCTTTGA
- a CDS encoding AtpZ/AtpI family protein: MTSSEPSHVGVPPSPENGESPSGRATSHGRELWVGIDQATVMSLELLSGILVWGGAGWLVDRWLGTAHWFFGVGVMLGFAAGLYLVWLRTDEGRRSVPRPATRAARAGKERARGGG; the protein is encoded by the coding sequence ATGACCTCCTCGGAGCCCTCGCACGTCGGCGTGCCGCCTTCCCCCGAGAACGGGGAGTCACCGAGCGGTCGTGCCACGAGCCATGGTCGGGAGCTCTGGGTCGGCATCGACCAGGCGACGGTCATGTCGCTGGAGCTCTTGTCGGGCATCCTCGTCTGGGGAGGTGCAGGGTGGCTGGTCGACCGGTGGCTCGGCACCGCCCATTGGTTCTTCGGCGTCGGCGTGATGCTCGGCTTCGCCGCGGGTCTCTACCTCGTCTGGCTCCGAACCGATGAGGGACGGCGGTCCGTCCCCCGCCCCGCGACGCGCGCGGCGCGCGCAGGCAAGGAACGAGCGCGTGGAGGTGGCTGA